Proteins encoded by one window of Nocardioides euryhalodurans:
- a CDS encoding DUF881 domain-containing protein, which translates to MSEGSHVSPDAPTGGGAGARLRQLRGWRLGTPLILLGCGALLVTSAADSGGTDLRPERYTDLASLTAQESREYAQLEDRVSELTGDVERLTTQVGSGEATRYQEQVEELKGPAGLRPVAGEGVTITLSDAPEEVINNSSRDLNDLVVHQQDIQAVVNALWQGGAEAMTIQGQRVITTTGIKCEGNAVMLQGVAYAQPYVISAVGNPAAMEAAVAQNDWIAGYRAAAAVPDISVGWDMQDEERLEMPAYSGLTDLQYAEPLGQS; encoded by the coding sequence GTGAGCGAGGGATCCCACGTGAGCCCCGACGCCCCCACCGGGGGCGGTGCGGGTGCCCGGCTGCGCCAGCTGCGTGGCTGGCGGCTCGGGACGCCGCTGATCCTGCTCGGCTGCGGGGCGCTGCTGGTGACGAGTGCCGCCGACAGCGGGGGCACCGACCTCCGGCCCGAGCGCTACACCGACCTGGCGTCGCTGACGGCCCAGGAGAGCCGTGAGTACGCCCAGCTCGAGGACCGCGTGAGCGAGCTGACCGGCGACGTGGAGCGGCTGACCACGCAGGTCGGCAGCGGCGAGGCGACGCGCTACCAGGAGCAGGTCGAGGAGCTCAAGGGCCCGGCCGGGCTGCGCCCCGTCGCGGGGGAGGGCGTCACCATCACGCTCTCCGACGCCCCCGAGGAGGTCATCAACAACAGCAGCCGCGACCTCAACGACCTCGTCGTCCACCAGCAGGACATCCAGGCCGTGGTCAACGCCCTGTGGCAGGGCGGCGCGGAGGCGATGACGATCCAGGGCCAGCGGGTGATCACCACCACCGGCATCAAGTGCGAGGGCAACGCGGTCATGCTGCAGGGTGTCGCGTACGCCCAGCCGTACGTGATCTCCGCTGTCGGCAACCCCGCCGCGATGGAGGCGGCCGTGGCCCAGAACGACTGGATCGCGGGCTACCGCGCGGCCGCCGCCGTCCCCGACATCTCCGTCGGCTGGGACATGCAGGACGAGGAGCGGCTCGAGATGCCCGCCTACAGCGGCCTCACGGACCTCCAGTACGCCGAGCCGCTCGGCCAGTCCTGA
- a CDS encoding cell division protein CrgA, giving the protein MVVGIAWVVYYYTVVRVDPGQLPAPEPGNPAFMADLGDWNYLIGFGLFLLGLAASAHPSTPLGRGRGVVVGMLGCFLVGLLWICTYYVVSDDPSAVPVMNDLGQYNLMLGIAFMAVGFTFATRWE; this is encoded by the coding sequence ATGGTGGTCGGGATCGCCTGGGTCGTCTACTACTACACCGTCGTGCGCGTCGACCCCGGCCAGCTGCCGGCGCCCGAGCCCGGCAACCCCGCGTTCATGGCCGACCTCGGTGACTGGAACTACCTCATCGGCTTCGGCCTGTTCCTGCTCGGCCTCGCGGCGTCCGCCCACCCGTCCACACCGCTGGGCCGAGGCCGCGGCGTCGTGGTCGGCATGCTGGGCTGCTTCCTCGTCGGCCTGCTGTGGATCTGCACCTACTACGTCGTCAGCGACGACCCGTCCGCGGTCCCGGTGATGAACGACCTCGGCCAGTACAACCTCATGCTCGGCATCGCCTTCATGGCCGTCGGCTTCACCTTCGCCACGCGCTGGGAGTGA
- a CDS encoding SURF1 family protein, whose protein sequence is MTTPPPSVWAARFWPGHLLCVVLVGVAVWLGAWQWDAWEARRAAEARDLTLAEPVPVADVIGPDDPFPGDRVGQPVVLAGEWLDDGTVFVERESGYWVVTPLAIGGAGEPALPVVRGVAERPEAEPVTGPAELVGWLQPSEGTGSTDPDPSDDVLPQLRVADLVQRVDVDLYGAYAVATEPETGLAVADLEELPESSRFTAARNLFYAIEWWVFGAFALFVWVRYLRDERTPEPATDDQIASGA, encoded by the coding sequence GTGACCACCCCTCCCCCGTCCGTCTGGGCCGCGCGGTTCTGGCCGGGCCACCTGCTGTGCGTCGTGCTGGTCGGCGTCGCCGTCTGGCTCGGGGCCTGGCAGTGGGACGCCTGGGAGGCGCGGCGAGCGGCCGAGGCGCGGGACCTGACCCTCGCCGAGCCGGTGCCCGTGGCCGACGTGATCGGCCCGGACGACCCCTTCCCGGGTGACCGGGTGGGTCAGCCGGTCGTCCTCGCCGGCGAGTGGCTCGACGACGGGACGGTGTTCGTGGAGCGCGAGAGCGGCTACTGGGTCGTCACGCCGCTCGCGATCGGCGGGGCAGGCGAGCCGGCGCTGCCCGTCGTACGCGGTGTGGCCGAGCGCCCCGAGGCCGAGCCCGTGACCGGGCCCGCCGAGCTCGTCGGGTGGCTGCAGCCCTCGGAGGGCACCGGGTCCACCGACCCGGACCCGAGCGACGACGTGCTGCCCCAGCTGCGGGTGGCCGACCTGGTCCAGCGGGTCGACGTCGACCTCTACGGCGCGTACGCCGTCGCGACCGAGCCCGAGACCGGGCTCGCCGTCGCCGACCTCGAGGAGCTGCCGGAGTCGAGCCGCTTCACCGCCGCCCGCAACCTCTTCTACGCCATCGAGTGGTGGGTCTTCGGGGCCTTCGCCCTCTTCGTCTGGGTCCGCTACCTGCGCGACGAGCGGACCCCGGAGCCGGCTACGGACGACCAGATAGCGTCGGGCGCGTGA
- a CDS encoding DUF3817 domain-containing protein yields the protein MKSALTRYRFMATVVGVLLVVLILIGVPLANFDGSSMWGVFPSTPELVAVGSTAQEVGEAITTYLGVAHGWLYMIFLLTAFVLARKARWDLPFTVVTLVCGTIPVVSFWAEHRATARVRAEHAV from the coding sequence GTGAAGTCTGCGCTCACCCGATACCGGTTCATGGCCACCGTCGTCGGGGTCCTGCTGGTGGTGCTCATCCTGATCGGCGTGCCCCTCGCCAACTTCGACGGCTCCAGCATGTGGGGCGTGTTCCCCTCGACGCCGGAGCTGGTCGCGGTCGGCTCCACCGCCCAGGAGGTGGGCGAGGCGATCACCACGTACCTCGGCGTGGCCCACGGCTGGCTCTACATGATCTTCCTGCTCACCGCCTTCGTGCTGGCCCGCAAGGCACGGTGGGACCTGCCCTTCACCGTCGTGACCCTGGTCTGCGGGACCATCCCGGTCGTCTCCTTCTGGGCCGAGCACCGCGCCACTGCGCGCGTGCGCGCCGAGCACGCGGTCTGA
- a CDS encoding patatin-like phospholipase family protein, with amino-acid sequence MTTAFVLGGGGVLGAVEVGMLRALFEHGITPDLVLGTSVGALNGAMVAREPGPGVVERMTALWLEVGRSREVYGDRPLRTVRRAMSTGTHIYSAEPLQKRLGEEFGDTLIEDLPVRFQACAASIERAAEHWFDSGRLVDAVVASAAVPGLLPPARVGDEHFLDGGIVNSIPVARAAQLGADRIFVLQVGRIDRPLTVPRRPWEVARVSFEIARRHRFTREIAELPEHVEAHVLPARGTSARDDSLRGHRDFTGVEQRIEATYDATSDYLDRL; translated from the coding sequence GTGACCACCGCGTTCGTGCTGGGCGGCGGGGGCGTCCTCGGGGCGGTCGAGGTCGGCATGCTGCGCGCGCTCTTCGAGCACGGCATCACGCCCGACCTGGTCCTCGGCACGAGCGTCGGTGCGCTCAACGGCGCCATGGTGGCCCGCGAGCCCGGACCGGGCGTCGTCGAGCGGATGACCGCGCTCTGGCTGGAGGTGGGGCGCTCGCGTGAGGTCTACGGCGACCGCCCGCTGCGCACCGTCCGCCGGGCGATGTCGACGGGGACCCACATCTACTCCGCCGAGCCGCTCCAGAAGCGACTCGGCGAGGAGTTCGGCGACACCCTCATCGAGGACCTCCCGGTCCGCTTCCAGGCCTGCGCCGCGAGCATCGAACGGGCGGCCGAGCACTGGTTCGACTCCGGCCGGCTCGTCGACGCGGTCGTCGCCAGCGCGGCCGTGCCGGGGCTGCTCCCGCCCGCGCGCGTCGGTGACGAGCACTTCCTCGACGGGGGCATCGTGAACTCGATCCCCGTCGCCCGCGCCGCCCAGCTCGGCGCCGACCGCATCTTCGTGCTGCAGGTCGGCCGGATCGACAGGCCGCTGACGGTGCCGCGACGACCCTGGGAGGTGGCCCGGGTCTCCTTCGAGATCGCGCGACGGCACCGCTTCACCCGCGAGATCGCCGAGCTCCCCGAGCACGTCGAGGCGCACGTCCTCCCCGCCCGCGGCACCTCCGCGCGCGACGACTCGCTGCGGGGCCACCGCGACTTCACCGGGGTGGAGCAGCGCATCGAGGCGACGTACGACGCCACCTCGGACTACCTGGACCGGCTGTGA
- a CDS encoding 1-acyl-sn-glycerol-3-phosphate acyltransferase: protein MTRGFLVHAVRRLVVAPAVIALTVLMWLTLPGWLIVAAVLSPVLPGRWRALRLLWIFMLYLTCETVLLVVLLGLWFSSGLGRWVRTPYFEGIHYDLVQGVMWVFSREARRVLRLTIETDGPSPDAHPGVPLLVACRHAGPGDSFTLIHALMHWYAREPRVVLKDALAWDPVIDVLLGRIPARFISPEPGRGADLEAHITALAHGLDANDAFVIFPEGGNFTPARRQRGIDRLRRLGLERMARRAESLTHVIAPRPGGFIAALEGAPDADVVLVAHTGLDHLSTVADLWRELPMDKRIVMRWWQVPREEIPAGREERIEWLFDWWERIDAWIEQNRPEDLSSSRS from the coding sequence GTGACCCGCGGCTTCCTCGTGCACGCCGTCCGCCGCCTGGTCGTCGCGCCGGCGGTGATCGCCCTGACGGTGCTGATGTGGCTGACGCTGCCGGGCTGGCTGATCGTGGCCGCCGTCCTCTCGCCGGTGCTGCCCGGCCGCTGGCGGGCGCTGCGGCTGCTGTGGATCTTCATGCTCTACCTGACCTGCGAGACGGTGCTGCTGGTCGTGCTGCTGGGGCTGTGGTTCTCCTCCGGGCTGGGCCGGTGGGTGCGCACGCCGTACTTCGAGGGGATCCACTACGACCTGGTGCAGGGGGTGATGTGGGTCTTCTCCCGCGAGGCGAGGCGGGTGCTGCGGCTGACCATCGAGACCGACGGACCCAGCCCCGACGCCCACCCCGGCGTCCCGCTCCTCGTGGCCTGCCGGCACGCCGGACCGGGCGACTCGTTCACGCTGATCCACGCCCTCATGCACTGGTACGCGCGCGAGCCGCGGGTGGTCCTCAAGGACGCGCTGGCGTGGGACCCGGTGATCGACGTGCTCCTCGGCCGGATCCCGGCCCGCTTCATCTCGCCCGAGCCCGGTCGCGGGGCCGACCTCGAGGCCCACATCACCGCCCTGGCTCACGGGCTGGACGCCAACGACGCGTTCGTGATCTTCCCCGAGGGGGGCAACTTCACGCCGGCCCGGCGGCAGCGCGGCATCGACCGGCTGCGCCGGCTCGGCCTGGAGCGGATGGCCCGGCGCGCCGAGTCCCTCACCCACGTGATCGCACCGCGTCCGGGCGGCTTCATCGCGGCGCTCGAGGGCGCCCCGGACGCCGACGTGGTGCTGGTGGCGCACACCGGGCTGGACCACCTGAGCACCGTCGCGGACCTGTGGCGGGAGCTGCCGATGGACAAGCGGATCGTGATGCGCTGGTGGCAGGTCCCGCGCGAGGAGATCCCGGCCGGGCGCGAGGAGCGCATCGAGTGGCTCTTCGACTGGTGGGAGCGGATCGACGCCTGGATAGAGCAGAACCGGCCGGAGGATCTCTCCTCCAGCCGGTCCTGA
- a CDS encoding peptidylprolyl isomerase, whose amino-acid sequence MADQQAILKTNQGDITITLFPNHAPETVANFTGLADGSKQYDAGTDRTGPFYDGLTFHRVIPGFMIQGGCPLGTGTGGPGYTFKDEPHPELVFDKPYLLAMANAGPGTNGSQFFITVGATPWLNFKHTIFGEVADQASRDVVDAIAATTTGAGDRPTEPMVIESVEVVGS is encoded by the coding sequence ATGGCCGACCAGCAGGCGATCCTCAAGACCAACCAGGGCGACATCACCATCACCCTGTTCCCGAACCACGCACCCGAGACCGTGGCCAACTTCACCGGCCTCGCCGACGGCAGCAAGCAGTACGACGCCGGCACCGACCGGACCGGGCCGTTCTACGACGGCCTCACCTTCCACCGGGTCATCCCCGGGTTCATGATCCAGGGCGGCTGCCCGCTCGGCACCGGCACCGGCGGCCCGGGCTACACCTTCAAGGACGAGCCCCACCCCGAGCTGGTCTTCGACAAGCCGTACCTCCTCGCCATGGCCAACGCCGGGCCCGGCACCAACGGCTCGCAGTTCTTCATCACGGTCGGCGCGACCCCGTGGCTGAACTTCAAGCACACCATCTTCGGCGAGGTCGCCGACCAGGCCTCCCGCGACGTGGTCGACGCCATCGCCGCCACCACGACCGGCGCGGGCGACCGCCCGACGGAGCCGATGGTGATCGAGTCGGTCGAGGTCGTCGGCTCCTGA
- a CDS encoding rhomboid family intramembrane serine protease: MPTCYRHPDRESYIRCQRCERAICPDCMRDASVGFQCPSCVAEGARTTRQARTAYGGKRPSNPAITSIALIAVNVGVWLAIVVTGGRSSLLVDRLALLVQGRCEETGGGGYYPNAPEQACNLQGGVTWVSGVSDGAWWQLATSTFTHVEIWHLAFNMLALWFLGPQLEMAIGRARFLALYLLSGLAGSAMVYWFTGEQVQTLGASGAVFGLMGALLVVAVKVGGNVSQIGVWLLINAVITFTLPNISWQGHLGGFLGGLLIAAVLVYAPRQHRTTWQVAGLSLIGALLVAAIVARSATF; the protein is encoded by the coding sequence GTGCCGACGTGCTACCGGCACCCCGACCGGGAGTCCTACATCCGCTGCCAGCGGTGCGAGCGCGCGATCTGCCCCGACTGCATGCGCGACGCGTCGGTGGGCTTCCAGTGCCCCTCGTGCGTGGCGGAGGGGGCGAGGACGACGCGCCAGGCCCGCACGGCGTACGGCGGCAAGCGGCCCAGCAACCCGGCGATCACCTCGATCGCCCTGATCGCGGTCAACGTCGGGGTCTGGCTCGCGATCGTCGTCACCGGCGGCCGCAGCAGCCTGCTGGTCGACCGGCTGGCGCTGCTGGTGCAGGGCCGCTGCGAGGAGACCGGCGGGGGCGGCTACTACCCCAACGCCCCCGAGCAGGCCTGCAACCTCCAGGGCGGCGTCACCTGGGTGAGCGGGGTCTCCGACGGAGCCTGGTGGCAGCTGGCCACCAGCACGTTCACCCACGTCGAGATCTGGCACCTCGCGTTCAACATGCTGGCGTTGTGGTTCCTCGGCCCGCAGCTCGAGATGGCCATCGGTCGGGCCCGCTTCCTCGCGCTCTACCTGCTCTCCGGGCTCGCCGGCTCCGCGATGGTCTACTGGTTCACGGGTGAGCAGGTGCAGACCCTGGGTGCCTCCGGTGCGGTCTTCGGCCTGATGGGCGCGCTGCTCGTCGTGGCGGTCAAGGTCGGGGGCAACGTCTCCCAGATCGGTGTCTGGCTGCTCATCAACGCCGTCATCACCTTCACCCTCCCCAACATCTCCTGGCAGGGCCACCTCGGCGGCTTCCTCGGCGGCCTGCTCATCGCCGCCGTCCTGGTCTACGCCCCCCGGCAGCACCGCACGACCTGGCAGGTCGCCGGCCTCAGCCTGATCGGCGCGCTCCTCGTGGCCGCGATCGTGGCCCGCAGCGCCACCTTCTGA
- a CDS encoding hydroxymethylglutaryl-CoA lyase: protein MEIVEVGPRDGLQNEDGLVPTRTKVELVQRAVAAGLRRIEATSFVHPGRVPQMADAEQVMAAVPRVDGVSYSGLVLNERGLDRALDAGVDEVNYVVVATETFSQRNQGAPVEEVLARWERVAARAHAAGVRPTATLAVAFGCPFEGEVRAEGVATLVDRIAAAGPVEISLADTIGVGVPSQVTERVGRLREDHPEIAARCHFHNTRNTGYANAVAAVEAGVSALDASIGGLGGCPFAPAATGNVATEDLTYLLTGLGVLHGLDQELLAEAGTWTGTWLGAQVPALLGRAGTFPAVSAVR, encoded by the coding sequence GTGGAGATCGTGGAGGTGGGCCCGCGGGACGGGCTGCAGAACGAGGATGGCCTGGTCCCGACCCGGACCAAGGTCGAGCTGGTCCAGCGGGCCGTGGCGGCGGGGTTGCGCCGGATCGAGGCGACCTCGTTCGTGCACCCCGGACGGGTGCCCCAGATGGCCGACGCCGAGCAGGTGATGGCGGCGGTGCCGCGGGTCGACGGGGTCTCCTACAGCGGGCTCGTGCTCAACGAGCGGGGTCTCGACCGCGCCCTGGATGCCGGTGTCGACGAGGTCAACTACGTCGTGGTCGCCACGGAGACCTTCAGCCAGCGCAACCAGGGCGCCCCGGTCGAGGAGGTGCTGGCCCGGTGGGAGCGGGTCGCGGCCCGTGCACACGCTGCCGGTGTCCGGCCCACGGCGACGCTGGCCGTCGCGTTCGGATGTCCGTTCGAGGGCGAGGTCCGGGCCGAGGGCGTGGCCACGCTCGTCGACCGGATCGCCGCCGCCGGGCCGGTCGAGATCTCGCTCGCGGACACGATCGGCGTCGGCGTGCCCAGCCAGGTCACCGAGCGCGTCGGACGGTTGCGGGAGGACCACCCGGAGATCGCGGCCCGCTGCCACTTCCACAACACCCGCAACACCGGCTACGCCAACGCCGTCGCGGCGGTGGAGGCCGGGGTCAGCGCCCTGGACGCCAGCATCGGCGGCCTCGGCGGCTGCCCGTTCGCCCCGGCCGCGACCGGCAACGTCGCCACCGAGGACCTCACCTACCTGCTCACCGGCCTGGGCGTGCTCCACGGCCTCGACCAGGAGCTGCTCGCCGAGGCGGGCACCTGGACCGGCACCTGGCTCGGCGCGCAGGTGCCGGCCCTGCTCGGGCGAGCCGGCACGTTCCCGGCGGTATCGGCCGTGCGCTGA
- a CDS encoding GntR family transcriptional regulator → MSQSADRVYRTLRSEILNGTRPAQSRLREEQLAADLGVSRTPVREALRRLEADSLVTVVAHRGAVVRRWEAADYEEIFDLRELLESHAAARAAASGTADVAELLSLCDRMEELAAGIEAGVGDAGAAYDEITALNLRLHRTVHAAGGRLVPELLSGLIEVPLVRRTFHRYSQAQMRRSFAQHRELVAAVAAGDGAWAAAVMTAHLRAARSTFRLDLEAGPDHATAPAHPISEESR, encoded by the coding sequence GTGTCACAGTCCGCGGACCGCGTCTACCGGACGCTGCGGAGCGAGATCCTCAACGGGACCCGGCCGGCCCAGAGCCGACTCCGCGAGGAGCAGCTCGCCGCCGATCTCGGCGTCAGCCGGACACCCGTGCGCGAGGCCCTCCGCCGCCTCGAGGCGGACTCGCTGGTCACCGTGGTCGCGCACCGGGGAGCCGTCGTCCGCCGGTGGGAGGCCGCCGACTACGAGGAGATCTTCGACCTCCGGGAGCTGCTGGAGTCCCACGCCGCGGCCCGGGCGGCCGCGAGCGGCACCGCAGACGTCGCCGAGCTGCTCTCCCTGTGCGACCGGATGGAGGAGCTGGCCGCGGGGATCGAGGCCGGGGTGGGTGACGCTGGGGCGGCCTACGACGAGATCACCGCGCTCAACCTCCGGCTGCACCGGACCGTCCACGCCGCCGGGGGCCGACTGGTCCCCGAGCTGCTGTCCGGGCTGATCGAGGTCCCGCTGGTGCGGCGGACGTTCCACCGCTACAGCCAGGCCCAGATGCGCCGCAGCTTTGCCCAGCATCGCGAGCTGGTCGCCGCCGTCGCCGCCGGTGACGGCGCCTGGGCCGCCGCGGTCATGACTGCTCACCTGCGTGCGGCCCGCAGCACCTTCCGGCTCGACCTCGAGGCAGGTCCCGACCACGCCACCGCCCCCGCCCACCCGATCTCCGAGGAGTCGCGATGA